One part of the Salinimonas iocasae genome encodes these proteins:
- a CDS encoding gamma carbonic anhydrase family protein, which translates to MIYQLKDKKPQVGEQVYIAPGAHVIGDVTLQANVSVWFNAVIRGDCDSIVIGEKTNIQDGSVLHTDHGVKLQVGNGVTIGHKVMLHGCTIGDYSLIGINAVVLNGARIGKYCVIGANTLITENMEIPDYSLVVGSPGKVIKTLDKDVEKMLEQSAAHYVENGQHFVEHLQLARDPAAYL; encoded by the coding sequence ATGATATATCAGCTGAAAGATAAAAAACCGCAGGTAGGTGAGCAGGTTTACATAGCGCCCGGCGCACATGTCATTGGTGATGTTACGCTTCAGGCTAATGTCAGTGTCTGGTTTAACGCGGTCATTCGTGGTGACTGCGATAGCATCGTTATTGGTGAAAAAACCAATATACAGGATGGCAGTGTGTTGCATACCGACCACGGTGTAAAACTACAGGTCGGTAACGGGGTGACCATTGGCCATAAAGTTATGTTGCATGGCTGCACTATCGGCGACTATAGCCTGATAGGTATCAATGCGGTGGTTTTGAACGGCGCGCGTATCGGCAAGTATTGCGTGATTGGCGCGAACACGTTAATCACCGAAAATATGGAAATACCTGATTATTCACTGGTCGTCGGTTCCCCTGGAAAAGTTATTAAAACCCTGGATAAAGACGTTGAAAAAATGTTGGAACAGTCAGCAGCGCATTATGTGGAAAATGGTCAGCACTTTGTAGAGCACCTGCAACTGGCCCGCGATCCTGCTGCTTATTTATAA
- the tesB gene encoding acyl-CoA thioesterase II, with translation MSEVKMSSLFELESIEKGLFRGQSWDLGFRALFGGQVLGQALAAAHNTVDDDRVVHSFHTYFLLPGDAKKPVVYDVEVVRDGRSFSARRVKAIQDGRNIFYMTASFQTVEEGMTHQYAEMPDVPDPESLDSDITFYEKNYEKLSTSMQEALSYHKPIDIRTVDAANSFKAQAREPVRHVWLKARDEMDDNLGLHQATLAYASDYHFLSTALRPHGIAVSDKGLRMATIDHAMWFHRPVNLNDWLLYAMESPFSGNSRGIVKGQIFNRAGELVASTMQEGMIRKKDK, from the coding sequence ATGTCTGAGGTTAAAATGTCCTCGTTGTTTGAACTGGAGTCCATCGAGAAAGGTTTATTTCGGGGACAAAGCTGGGATCTTGGGTTTCGGGCCCTGTTTGGTGGTCAGGTGTTGGGTCAGGCGCTCGCCGCAGCACATAACACGGTTGATGATGATCGTGTCGTTCACTCGTTTCACACCTATTTTCTTTTGCCAGGCGACGCAAAGAAACCCGTTGTATACGATGTGGAAGTTGTGCGTGACGGGCGTAGTTTTTCCGCCAGACGGGTTAAAGCGATTCAGGATGGTCGAAATATTTTTTATATGACTGCATCATTTCAGACGGTCGAAGAAGGTATGACGCACCAGTACGCCGAAATGCCAGACGTGCCTGACCCGGAATCGCTGGATTCGGACATTACTTTTTATGAGAAAAACTACGAAAAATTGTCAACCAGCATGCAGGAAGCACTGAGCTACCATAAGCCTATCGATATTCGGACTGTAGATGCAGCAAACTCCTTTAAGGCTCAGGCCAGAGAGCCGGTTCGCCATGTCTGGCTCAAGGCCAGAGACGAAATGGATGATAACCTGGGGTTGCATCAGGCCACGCTGGCTTATGCCTCAGATTACCACTTTTTAAGTACCGCATTGCGGCCCCATGGTATTGCAGTTTCCGATAAAGGCCTTCGTATGGCCACCATCGATCATGCGATGTGGTTTCACCGCCCGGTAAATTTAAATGACTGGCTTTTATATGCCATGGAAAGCCCGTTTTCCGGTAACAGCCGGGGCATTGTAAAGGGCCAGATATTTAACCGGGCAGGGGAGCTGGTCGCCAGTACCATGCAAGAAGGAATGATCCGTAAAAAGGATAAATAA
- a CDS encoding protein kinase domain-containing protein, which translates to MTDHAGALKHFYIPEEQSIYLLSHADAKKLKDWVNLCIEQLSQLGYTDIGLIGKGAFGFVFAGNAESGARHVFKFSRITLPQHVRDRLEDEAFMLSQVSHPNVPPLIAFQQVRKQAILVMQRAEGDDLEQLSLQAGPLPARIIVKITVQLARILIALRTNTQQKEPKPIVHGDIKPSNLVWDPISERVQLIDWGSSVFAQLDNDGQFVVSNVMDLMSSDMQQTNARLGDVYFIGDEQLNGALSSPRFDEQGLASTVYALASGQSSRFGRKVITPQSLGLPKMLANILSYMLSDNPQEQRSGADYLFAHLHVLNQMVFGDDKPVRLAPLIPVWVGSEPKDIETVVYSSRKSYLRQHAPEADAQLKYINDAQFERYYKNYLMGMGETEKGFIAAVSRLGKFPVVGGMAIRWEPDGVYVDSSLNLYDENRQAAFEQSVNNVINLARAVHRSGIFKCCMFNAKDTIHIERESQDDNFIPDATCEIPFELSRVPAVKDTSRTHSYFEDGEDPDELLKLPDAIMHRLEQLNTIHHTGCIIFEALPAHLKIHSYYMLLDHSQKALFEQLLADIVEAVPKIRGLGISGFMKLPYKDTRFFEHRAQQPERYYPRNPKVISETE; encoded by the coding sequence ATGACTGACCACGCCGGCGCACTCAAACACTTTTATATTCCTGAAGAGCAGTCGATTTACCTGCTCAGTCACGCTGATGCAAAAAAGCTTAAAGACTGGGTCAACCTGTGTATTGAGCAGCTTTCGCAGCTTGGTTATACCGACATTGGCTTAATAGGAAAGGGAGCGTTCGGCTTTGTGTTTGCCGGAAATGCCGAGTCCGGTGCCCGACATGTTTTCAAGTTTTCCAGAATCACCCTGCCGCAGCATGTCAGAGACCGGCTTGAAGATGAGGCATTTATGTTGTCTCAGGTCAGTCATCCGAATGTTCCGCCGCTTATTGCATTTCAACAGGTAAGAAAACAGGCAATATTAGTTATGCAGCGCGCAGAAGGCGACGATCTTGAGCAACTGAGCCTTCAGGCTGGTCCGCTACCAGCACGGATTATCGTTAAAATTACAGTACAGCTGGCGCGCATCCTTATCGCTTTGCGCACTAATACACAGCAAAAAGAACCTAAGCCGATTGTTCATGGCGACATCAAACCTTCCAATCTTGTCTGGGATCCAATCAGTGAGCGTGTGCAGTTGATAGACTGGGGGTCATCGGTGTTTGCTCAACTGGACAATGACGGGCAGTTTGTGGTTTCAAATGTAATGGACCTGATGTCTTCAGATATGCAGCAAACCAACGCGCGCCTGGGTGATGTCTACTTTATTGGTGATGAGCAGTTAAATGGTGCGCTGTCTTCACCAAGGTTCGATGAGCAGGGTCTGGCCAGTACTGTCTACGCGCTGGCGTCCGGTCAATCAAGCCGCTTCGGCCGAAAAGTGATAACGCCACAATCCCTTGGCTTACCTAAAATGCTGGCTAATATTTTATCGTATATGCTCAGCGATAACCCACAGGAGCAGCGCTCAGGGGCCGATTACCTGTTTGCTCATCTTCACGTGTTAAACCAAATGGTTTTCGGCGATGACAAGCCAGTCAGACTGGCCCCCTTGATACCTGTCTGGGTAGGCAGTGAGCCTAAGGATATTGAGACGGTTGTTTACAGTTCGCGTAAGTCATATCTTCGCCAGCACGCGCCTGAAGCGGATGCCCAGCTTAAATACATTAACGATGCGCAATTTGAGCGGTACTATAAAAACTACCTCATGGGCATGGGCGAAACAGAAAAAGGTTTTATCGCTGCAGTAAGCAGACTGGGCAAGTTTCCGGTCGTGGGGGGGATGGCAATTCGCTGGGAACCCGATGGGGTTTATGTCGATTCAAGCCTGAATCTGTACGATGAAAACAGACAGGCAGCATTTGAACAGTCGGTGAATAATGTCATCAACCTGGCCCGGGCCGTTCATCGCTCAGGAATTTTTAAATGTTGTATGTTCAATGCAAAAGATACGATACACATTGAAAGGGAATCGCAGGATGATAACTTTATACCTGACGCTACCTGTGAGATTCCTTTTGAACTTTCCCGCGTACCGGCAGTAAAGGATACCAGTCGAACGCATTCATACTTTGAAGATGGTGAAGATCCTGATGAGCTTCTTAAGTTACCCGATGCAATCATGCATCGCCTTGAGCAACTAAATACAATTCATCACACCGGATGTATCATTTTTGAGGCGTTACCAGCCCATCTTAAAATTCATAGTTATTACATGCTACTCGACCATAGTCAGAAGGCGCTGTTTGAGCAGCTACTGGCTGATATTGTAGAAGCGGTACCGAAAATTCGGGGACTGGGGATTTCCGGCTTTATGAAGCTACCGTACAAAGATACTCGCTTTTTTGAGCACCGGGCACAGCAACCTGAACGTTATTATCCCCGCAATCCCAAAGTTATTAGTGAAACGGAGTAG
- a CDS encoding 23S rRNA (adenine(2030)-N(6))-methyltransferase RlmJ produces the protein MLSYRHAFHAGNHADILKHLAWLGVISHLKRKTKPFVVFDTHAGAGQYALNSDQAQLNREYDSGITRLENVQPASALLSDYMSVVTPMIEAGIYPGSPGLTVRTMRGQDAAHMMELHPSEFPALQTNLAPFTTAQGQSGSIHLHHRDGLEGLVAMTPPTPNRGAILIDPPYEVKNEYKQVADTLKAVFQRWQNAQVVVWYPLLSERAKEKAELCLNMVHEISALGKNCFKAEFTITENTHDAGMYGSGVCIINPAWQLDEHLTQSMKEVCKAMGPEAGFSLEWLKQEEA, from the coding sequence GTGCTTAGTTACCGTCACGCTTTTCATGCAGGCAATCATGCCGATATTCTTAAACACCTGGCATGGTTGGGTGTTATTTCTCATCTGAAACGCAAAACCAAACCTTTTGTTGTATTTGATACACACGCCGGTGCAGGCCAGTACGCGCTTAATAGCGACCAGGCACAGCTTAATCGCGAGTATGACAGCGGTATTACCAGGTTAGAGAATGTTCAGCCAGCCAGTGCGCTGCTTTCAGATTATATGTCGGTGGTGACACCGATGATAGAAGCTGGTATTTATCCCGGTTCACCAGGATTGACTGTCCGGACAATGCGGGGCCAGGACGCAGCACATATGATGGAATTGCATCCTTCTGAGTTTCCTGCATTACAGACCAATCTTGCCCCGTTTACCACTGCACAAGGTCAAAGCGGTAGTATTCATCTACACCATCGTGACGGGTTAGAAGGACTGGTCGCCATGACACCGCCGACGCCAAATCGTGGCGCAATACTTATCGACCCCCCGTACGAAGTAAAAAATGAATATAAACAGGTAGCAGATACCTTAAAAGCCGTGTTTCAACGCTGGCAGAATGCGCAGGTTGTCGTGTGGTATCCGCTTCTGTCTGAGCGCGCAAAGGAAAAAGCTGAGTTGTGTCTGAACATGGTGCACGAAATTTCAGCTTTAGGTAAAAACTGCTTCAAAGCAGAATTCACAATAACTGAAAATACACATGATGCCGGCATGTATGGATCAGGCGTATGCATTATTAATCCAGCCTGGCAGCTTGATGAGCACCTTACTCAGTCAATGAAAGAAGTGTGCAAGGCGATGGGCCCCGAAGCCGGCTTTTCTCTTGAATGGTTAAAACAAGAGGAAGCATGA
- a CDS encoding dihydrolipoyllysine-residue acetyltransferase, whose protein sequence is MTTEFILPDIGEGIVECELLEWLVAEGDTIEEDQPVAEVMTDKATVQIPAMHAGVVKKLHYKVGDIAKVHEPLFAMEIEGDASADSAPAPSSEDSSQAPAAEEEVPGRENNAAQDKAKESSGASSQIEDFILPDIGEGIVECEIVKWHVAKGDTIAEDQPVVEVMTDKAMVEIPAKHAGEVHELYYKQGDIAKVHAPLFALVVEGDSDSASGNSSDSDSGAAKNTGADKSAAARETGKAPSEQNQKWPDGDFEPPVEIPGRVLASPAVRRVAREKDIDLTKVEGSGKKGRILKQDVLDNGGSAKVTGKQDSGSSEKPEQAPAKQSGGVTTEPVKGIRAAMAKQMTASVQTIPHFTVSDELQMDALMALRSDLKPVFAEKNVKLSFMPFFVKALSLALTEFPIINSQLNDDATELSYFDDHNIGFAVDSKIGLLVPNIKRVQDLSLFEIAQQMQDIIDKAREGKLGGDMLKGGTISISNIGAIGGMTATPVINKPEAAIVALGKTQKLPRFDENGNVNAQHLMQVNWSGDHRIIDGATMVKFNNLWCSYLSNPTSMLMHLR, encoded by the coding sequence ATGACAACAGAATTTATTTTACCGGATATCGGTGAAGGAATTGTAGAGTGTGAATTGCTCGAATGGTTGGTTGCCGAAGGTGACACCATTGAAGAAGATCAGCCGGTTGCCGAGGTTATGACTGATAAGGCAACCGTACAGATCCCGGCAATGCATGCAGGTGTAGTGAAAAAGCTGCATTATAAGGTCGGCGATATTGCCAAGGTGCACGAGCCACTTTTTGCTATGGAAATTGAAGGTGATGCAAGCGCAGACAGCGCGCCGGCACCTTCATCAGAGGATAGTTCGCAAGCCCCTGCAGCAGAAGAAGAAGTACCTGGCCGCGAGAATAACGCTGCTCAGGACAAGGCGAAGGAATCATCAGGTGCGAGCAGCCAGATCGAAGACTTTATCCTGCCTGATATAGGCGAGGGCATCGTCGAGTGCGAGATTGTTAAGTGGCACGTTGCTAAAGGCGATACCATCGCCGAAGATCAGCCTGTTGTTGAAGTTATGACTGACAAAGCGATGGTTGAAATACCGGCCAAACACGCCGGCGAAGTTCATGAGCTTTATTATAAACAGGGCGACATCGCGAAAGTTCACGCACCTTTGTTTGCCCTGGTAGTTGAAGGTGATAGCGACAGTGCATCGGGTAACTCCTCTGACTCAGATTCCGGGGCGGCAAAAAATACCGGCGCGGATAAGTCAGCGGCAGCACGCGAAACCGGGAAGGCTCCATCAGAGCAGAATCAAAAATGGCCGGATGGCGACTTTGAACCACCTGTTGAAATCCCCGGGCGAGTATTAGCAAGTCCGGCAGTTCGCCGCGTAGCCAGAGAAAAAGACATCGACCTTACAAAGGTCGAGGGTTCGGGTAAAAAAGGCCGAATCCTCAAGCAGGATGTGCTTGATAACGGCGGTTCAGCAAAAGTTACTGGCAAGCAGGATAGTGGGTCTTCAGAGAAACCTGAACAAGCGCCTGCAAAGCAGTCAGGTGGCGTCACGACAGAGCCTGTAAAAGGTATCCGCGCAGCGATGGCCAAACAAATGACTGCTTCAGTGCAAACCATTCCTCACTTTACGGTCAGTGATGAATTGCAGATGGATGCGCTGATGGCCTTGCGCAGTGACTTAAAACCGGTCTTTGCTGAAAAGAATGTAAAGCTTAGCTTTATGCCATTTTTCGTCAAAGCCCTGTCGCTTGCGCTAACTGAATTCCCAATTATAAACAGCCAGCTAAACGATGATGCTACGGAGTTATCCTACTTCGATGATCATAATATTGGCTTTGCGGTTGATTCAAAAATTGGTTTGCTTGTGCCTAATATTAAGCGGGTTCAGGATCTGAGTTTGTTTGAGATTGCTCAGCAAATGCAGGATATTATCGACAAAGCCAGAGAAGGAAAGCTCGGCGGCGATATGCTCAAAGGCGGCACTATCAGCATCTCAAATATTGGTGCAATTGGCGGAATGACGGCAACGCCTGTCATTAATAAGCCTGAGGCAGCCATTGTGGCGCTGGGTAAAACACAAAAGCTACCGCGCTTTGACGAAAACGGCAATGTCAACGCTCAGCATCTTATGCAGGTAAACTGGTCGGGCGATCACCGTATCATCGACGGTGCTACCATGGTTAAGTTTAATAACCTTTGGTGTAGCTATCTGTCGAATCCTACCAGTATGCTTATGCATTTAAGGTAG
- a CDS encoding alpha-ketoacid dehydrogenase subunit beta, with translation MAKMNLLQAINSALITVMDQDERVMVFGEDVGHFGGVFRATSNLQEKYGRDRCFNTPLTEQGIIGFANGLASQGSVPVAEIQFGDYIFPAFDQIVNETAKFRYRSGGQFSCGTLTIRTPYGGGIAGGHYHSQSPEAFFAHCPGLKIVIPRNPYQAKGLLLASIRDDNPVLFLEPKRLYRASVSDVPEEDYELPLGKADTVQEGSDITLLGWGAQIEILQKAADMALEDGVSCEIIDLRSILPWDADAVAESVMKTGRLLINHEAPLTGGFASEVAATIQDRCFLYLEAPIARVCGLDTPYPLAHEKEYMPDELKTYEAIKRTMKY, from the coding sequence ATGGCGAAAATGAATCTTTTACAAGCAATAAACAGCGCCTTGATTACCGTTATGGATCAGGACGAGCGAGTTATGGTTTTTGGTGAAGACGTGGGCCATTTTGGCGGCGTATTCCGTGCCACCAGTAACCTTCAGGAAAAATACGGTCGCGATCGTTGCTTTAATACACCTTTGACCGAGCAGGGCATCATTGGTTTTGCAAACGGTCTGGCGTCTCAGGGCTCTGTGCCGGTTGCCGAAATTCAGTTCGGTGACTATATCTTCCCGGCATTCGACCAGATTGTGAACGAAACGGCGAAATTCCGCTATCGCTCAGGTGGCCAGTTTTCTTGTGGTACGCTGACTATCCGCACACCGTACGGTGGTGGCATCGCTGGTGGTCATTATCACAGCCAGTCGCCAGAAGCATTTTTTGCCCACTGCCCGGGTCTGAAGATAGTTATTCCTCGTAATCCTTATCAGGCAAAAGGCTTGTTATTGGCCTCCATACGGGACGACAACCCGGTACTGTTTTTAGAGCCCAAGCGCTTATACCGTGCATCGGTTAGCGATGTACCTGAAGAAGATTATGAACTGCCTTTAGGTAAGGCTGATACCGTACAGGAAGGGAGTGATATCACACTACTTGGCTGGGGTGCACAGATTGAAATTCTGCAAAAGGCTGCAGATATGGCACTGGAAGACGGTGTTTCCTGTGAAATTATCGATCTTCGCTCAATACTGCCGTGGGATGCTGATGCTGTTGCAGAATCAGTGATGAAGACCGGTCGGTTGCTTATCAACCACGAAGCGCCACTGACAGGTGGGTTTGCCAGCGAGGTGGCAGCAACTATTCAGGACCGTTGTTTCTTATATTTAGAAGCACCTATTGCGCGCGTATGTGGTTTGGATACACCGTACCCATTGGCGCACGAAAAAGAATATATGCCAGATGAGCTTAAAACATACGAAGCCATCAAACGTACAATGAAGTACTAG
- a CDS encoding thiamine pyrophosphate-dependent dehydrogenase E1 component subunit alpha, producing MQDRNHLARVETTHQVHIIENGLIDIPMLQILKPDGTLHDEAQEPALSEDVARKMYDTMEYIRVLDERMIGAQRQGRISFYLASTGEEAAAVGSAAALSPDDMIMSQYREQGALAYRGYTTSQFMNQMFSNEKDPNKGRQMPIHYGDKALNFMTISSPLGTQIPQAAGYAYGQKMAGNDAVTICYFGEGAASEGDFHAGLNMAAVLKCPVIFFCRNNGYAISTPADEQFAGDGIASRGLGYGVKTIRVDGNDPLAVFAATKRARELALEERCPILIEAMTYRLAAHSTSDDPTGYRSREEEDKWRAKDPIQRMAKWLQQKGWYDEAANKQLIDETRQEVLKALKEAEKVSVNPIEDIVNDVYDEVPWHLKDQLDNLKDHIRQYPDAYPKTSGRVK from the coding sequence GTGCAAGACAGAAATCATCTGGCACGGGTAGAAACCACCCATCAGGTACATATTATTGAAAATGGCCTGATTGATATACCCATGCTGCAAATTCTAAAGCCTGATGGCACGCTGCACGATGAGGCACAGGAACCCGCGCTGAGCGAAGATGTTGCCCGTAAAATGTATGACACCATGGAATATATCCGGGTGCTTGACGAACGTATGATCGGTGCACAACGACAGGGTCGTATCAGTTTTTATCTGGCCTCTACCGGTGAAGAAGCCGCTGCAGTAGGCAGTGCCGCTGCGTTATCGCCTGACGATATGATCATGTCACAATACAGAGAGCAGGGCGCACTGGCATATAGAGGTTACACAACCTCTCAGTTTATGAACCAGATGTTCAGCAACGAAAAAGATCCTAACAAGGGTCGCCAGATGCCTATTCACTATGGTGATAAAGCGCTTAACTTTATGACCATTTCTTCTCCGCTGGGCACACAAATTCCACAGGCTGCAGGTTATGCATACGGTCAGAAAATGGCCGGAAATGACGCCGTTACCATTTGCTATTTTGGTGAAGGTGCTGCTTCTGAAGGCGACTTTCATGCAGGCCTGAATATGGCTGCCGTGCTGAAATGCCCGGTCATTTTCTTCTGTCGGAATAATGGTTATGCCATTTCAACACCTGCTGATGAACAGTTTGCCGGTGACGGCATCGCATCACGCGGGCTGGGTTATGGTGTTAAAACGATTCGGGTAGATGGTAACGACCCTCTGGCGGTATTTGCGGCTACCAAACGTGCCCGTGAGCTGGCCTTGGAAGAGCGCTGCCCGATATTGATAGAGGCAATGACTTACCGTCTTGCTGCGCACTCTACCTCTGATGATCCTACAGGTTACCGTTCGCGTGAAGAAGAAGATAAATGGCGCGCTAAGGATCCGATTCAGCGTATGGCTAAATGGTTGCAGCAAAAAGGCTGGTATGACGAAGCCGCTAATAAGCAACTGATTGATGAGACACGCCAGGAAGTGCTTAAAGCGCTTAAAGAAGCAGAGAAAGTCTCAGTTAATCCTATCGAAGACATCGTTAACGACGTCTATGACGAAGTGCCCTGGCATTTGAAAGATCAGCTGGATAATCTTAAAGACCATATCCGCCAGTATCCTGACGCCTATCCGAAAACATCAGGGAGAGTGAAGTAA